The Ipomoea triloba cultivar NCNSP0323 chromosome 13, ASM357664v1 genomic interval CGGGACATAATCCTCCTCGAGAATCAGATTCCTGTCGTTCTTCTTAAAGAAATCTTGAAGCTGCTTGAACTGTCATCACCATTCCATGAAGAAGTACTATTCTCGATGTTGATGAGGTTCTGCGAAGCGCATTCGCCATTGAAAATCTCAATGGAATCGAGGAATTTCAATGATTCCAGACAACCTCTGCATCTGCTAGACCTCATGTACCATTTGATTGTCAAGGATAAAAGTCCAGAATCCTGTTTTGAGGTTCCAATACAGGAGATACAAAAAGGCAGCTCTGAAACCAAGCTGATTgtcaatgaagaagaagaagaagaggacaATCAAGATCAAGACATGTTGGAAAACATTGAGGAAATTATAGATTTTGTGGAATCTGTGGGTCCTAAACCCACTGGAAAGATTATAAAGCCAGTTAAGGTTGTCACAAATGTGATTCCATGGACAACCATTTCAGGCCTATTCAGGACAGCCACAAAGATCGATGGAGACGATGAAGACGAGATAACAATCCCTTCAGTGGCGTCGCTATGGCGCTACTCTCGTGTCAGATGCTCCCCAATTCTGCAAGGGGGCATCTGCAACATTAAATTCGACGAACACGAAGCCACCCTTTACCTCCCAGTCATCACTCTAAACTCATGCTCAGAAGTTATCCTGAGAAACCTTGTAGCATACGAGGCTTCCATGCTCAAATCAACCTTGGAATTCGCGAGGTACGTCAATCTGATGAATGGGATTGTGGACACTGCAGAGGATGTTAGGATACTGAGGCAAAATGGGGTCATCAAGGCCACTCTCAGTGACCAAGAAACTGCAGACCTCTTCAATGGTATGAAAAGGTTTTTCACAAAACCAGATAAGAGGTCCAACATTGAGGTTGCTATCAAGAAGGTGAATGAGTACTATGATAGGAGGATGGTTGTGAGGTTCTATAGGAGGATGAAGAAAAATGCAGATATCTCATGGAAGATTTTAGCTcttgtttcattcattttaaCCCTAGCAATGTTGGCCTTCCAAACATTTTGTGAGTCCTACAATTGCAGCAGATTTTGGGGGCTTAAATGATTTCTTAGCCGTACAAGACAACCTATGGTATACTCTGATCTGATCAAACCTTTAGTATTAAGTCAACAACTAGAGCTAGTAGCATatgcttaattttatttatttatttatttattgttatgaatGTGTATTGTTGAATGGTAGTGGTAGGGTCAAATACTTAcaatgtaaaaaattataactaatagtgaatgtgaaattttatttaattattatacttaAGATTAAGCGTTTATTACTACactaaaagttatagctaataacaaaaacacaactttattttattattatacttttttttttgagcataaatattttattattatacttaggTAGTTACATATCCATTAcaagttataacttttgacatagtGATAATTATTTGACTTGACAATTGGTACAAGAGTTTTGAATCTTATTGAAATCCAATGTTTATTAGGTAgtagaccatggttcacacagctggaTCATGCatatagtatattatttttatacataaggtacattattattatttttttttttgagataatAAGGTACATCATTTCTATGCATAATTGTACATTATTTCTATGCATAGGGTACACTATTTTTATACgtaatattcattatttaaatGTGTATACTGTATAAAATAGTATGAAAAAATTGtttgaatgttcattatttatatgcataaaattcaatttttgtgtGCATACCGTTCATTATTTGAACATGTACAAATTGACTAAAGTTTTAAGCTCATTTTTGCTATATGTGAGGTtcattatttgtaatattttatttctttgtagATCAGAGTATAACTACTGGACTTATTCACATCTACCCCTCCCCCCTCCTTTACTTAGAATATGATATTGAGTAACTCTAAATTTACTATTTGTATGCATGTGTATATTTTAATACATGATTCACATATCATGaaccacagtaaaatttgctaATGAAATCATATTAACATATACctatttaattgaaaaatatagtAATCTAACCGCAacttatattgtggatcatggactaaaacggtgtcgtttcttttaatgaaaagaaacggcattCGTCAGCGCCGTTAGGAGTAAAGTAGCTCTACATTAGtgtaacatatttagtttcattttatatatatactgcggttttctttcaacacaattacagtttttttcgatctaattaaaatttcatttgataatataaaaataaatgtgagacAGTATCATTTGAcataaattgtaatttcatttatgGAACTTCGTTAAAATGTGACGACAAtcatttctttacttaaagaaattgTGCCTTTTTAGATGATGATTCACGATATAATATCGGTAATCTAACAACCAGATGAGAATGGACATATTTGTCGGGCCACAATAAAACAGGAAACCGACTAACCAATTGCATAGCTAGCTAGCAAGTTAGAATAGTATTTATCACCCTATGggataatattttttaagtcTTGTTTTGAATAGATCCAAAATGTGGCTTTCttctttaaatacaaaattaaaacattgtTTTATCAATCTTATTCAGTTTCATCATCCTGCGCAGGATGATGCATTTGATTAAGATTGGTAAAACAATGTTAGGCATGACTTAATTACAaatacaattaaattttatttaattaacaaaatttttatctaatcatacaaaaataaagttgtaGTCAACTTACACACGTATAATGATAAACACGCTAAATGATTCAGAAATattcttataatatttaaatcagTAAGGATGAACTTGATTAATTTATGTCAATATGTGGATGCACAATTTGAAACGTGCAAGTATGTCCGGTTAGTAGAATCGTCAAAACGAGCTAAAATCTTTTGTATCTCCTGTATTGGAACCACAAAACCGTCAAATGGAAGGTTTTGACGGGGTGGGTTGGCAGGGGCCGCCTAGGCACCTAGTATGTatacattattagtattattgtatatatatacacatcattttatataattatatataaaaatatatgttaatttattttttaatactgaaaaatgtaatttattttttaatactgaaaaatgtattaGTAAGTAGTACattgtatatattatttgtaattgcCTTATAGAttcacatattatgtatttgattatttattac includes:
- the LOC116000895 gene encoding putative UPF0481 protein At3g02645; the encoded protein is MALDKNPISPTSSPSSARLWEERISNVFKKESEIHFDHLPPLCVFQVPKLLIHQNPQAYTPQLVGMGPYHHLMPELYHMERYKLAAIKQILDPSQILNFQHIVVDKLKQMDTMIRACYSRLMDLQEGTLAWIIAIDGLFLIHVLHTLSSSYDSRGDNILTRDIILLENQIPVVLLKEILKLLELSSPFHEEVLFSMLMRFCEAHSPLKISMESRNFNDSRQPLHLLDLMYHLIVKDKSPESCFEVPIQEIQKGSSETKLIVNEEEEEEDNQDQDMLENIEEIIDFVESVGPKPTGKIIKPVKVVTNVIPWTTISGLFRTATKIDGDDEDEITIPSVASLWRYSRVRCSPILQGGICNIKFDEHEATLYLPVITLNSCSEVILRNLVAYEASMLKSTLEFARYVNLMNGIVDTAEDVRILRQNGVIKATLSDQETADLFNGMKRFFTKPDKRSNIEVAIKKVNEYYDRRMVVRFYRRMKKNADISWKILALVSFILTLAMLAFQTFCESYNCSRFWGLK